The Saxibacter everestensis genome has a window encoding:
- a CDS encoding SIS domain-containing protein, with product MTTTAREIASQPKIWRCALADHSAQATDLLSLPGSRVLVLGCGTSAFVAESFAVLREAAGLGQTDAAYASEPWPWRDYDAVIVLSRSGTTTEVIAALDALPDGVRTIAVTGVADSPIAQRADDVLLLDFADEESVVQTRFPTTILLLARNAFGEDVGGLPGQAEIALAQPSGIDVSRYTHFVYLGSGWTYGLAQEAALKIREAAQAWAESYPALDYRHGPLAVADDRSLVWIIGPVEASLIRDIEHTGATVITGTQDPLVELALTQQLAVAIAEYRGLNPDTPRHLTRSIVLS from the coding sequence GTGACAACAACCGCTCGCGAAATCGCCAGCCAGCCGAAGATTTGGCGCTGTGCCCTCGCCGATCACTCAGCCCAAGCGACCGACCTACTCTCCTTACCGGGTTCCCGAGTCCTGGTACTCGGCTGCGGCACCTCGGCATTCGTCGCTGAATCGTTCGCGGTTCTCCGCGAGGCCGCAGGCCTCGGTCAGACAGACGCGGCGTACGCATCTGAGCCGTGGCCATGGCGCGACTATGATGCCGTGATCGTGCTGAGCCGATCGGGAACTACCACCGAGGTGATCGCGGCCCTCGACGCATTGCCCGACGGGGTGCGGACCATCGCCGTAACCGGTGTTGCCGACTCGCCCATCGCCCAGCGGGCCGACGACGTTCTCCTTCTCGACTTCGCGGACGAAGAGTCGGTCGTACAGACGCGGTTCCCCACCACCATCTTGCTGCTCGCCCGCAATGCGTTCGGTGAAGATGTCGGCGGCCTTCCCGGCCAGGCCGAGATCGCGCTTGCCCAGCCCTCCGGCATTGACGTGTCACGCTACACACACTTTGTTTATCTCGGTAGCGGTTGGACATACGGCCTCGCGCAGGAAGCAGCGCTCAAGATCCGCGAAGCCGCGCAGGCATGGGCGGAGTCATACCCGGCCCTGGACTACCGACACGGCCCCCTTGCCGTCGCCGACGACCGCTCGCTGGTGTGGATCATCGGCCCGGTCGAAGCGAGTCTGATCCGGGATATCGAACACACCGGAGCCACCGTAATCACCGGAACTCAGGATCCGTTGGTCGAATTGGCACTGACCCAGCAACTCGCCGTGGCGATCGCCGAGTATCGGGGCCTCAACCCCGACACCCCCCGGCACCTCACCCGGTCCATCGTCCTCAGCTGA
- a CDS encoding amidohydrolase family protein, protein MPQQPDWDRIADLRLADWLPRRKLRTKVTSVDSPAFPVIDVHNHLGRWLSDGRWMIDDVPALVATMDECGIETTVNLDGLWGEEVTANVERYDRAYPGRFLTFCQLEWAELGAADGVDRLRKSLEDSTRRGARGLKVWKTLGLMARDAGGELIIPDDERVIQVIAHAGELGLPVLIHTADPIAFFDPVDRHNERIEELTGAPDWWFGDRDKYPTFDALLDAHAALVLACPETAFIGAHVGCAAEDLDRVERLLSAAPNYTVDTAGRMAELGRQPRRFGQLVAAYPGQILFGTDIYPASKDQYRLHFRFFETADEGFSYDPGSEIPGQGRWDVSALDLPPDLLESVYHLNARRILGL, encoded by the coding sequence ATGCCGCAGCAGCCAGACTGGGACAGGATTGCAGATTTGAGGCTGGCTGATTGGCTGCCACGCAGGAAGCTGCGTACGAAGGTCACCTCGGTCGACTCGCCAGCATTCCCGGTCATCGACGTGCACAACCATCTCGGCAGATGGCTGAGTGACGGGCGTTGGATGATCGACGACGTTCCAGCGCTCGTGGCGACAATGGACGAATGCGGGATCGAGACCACCGTGAACCTCGACGGTCTGTGGGGGGAGGAGGTGACGGCCAACGTGGAGCGCTACGACCGCGCCTACCCGGGCCGTTTCCTGACCTTCTGTCAGCTGGAGTGGGCCGAACTCGGGGCAGCTGACGGCGTCGATCGATTGCGCAAGTCGCTTGAGGACAGTACACGGCGCGGGGCGCGCGGCCTGAAAGTGTGGAAGACCCTGGGCCTGATGGCGCGCGACGCCGGCGGGGAGTTGATTATTCCCGATGACGAGCGGGTGATCCAGGTCATCGCGCATGCCGGTGAACTTGGCTTACCCGTGTTGATCCATACGGCCGATCCGATCGCATTCTTCGACCCTGTCGATCGGCACAACGAGCGGATCGAAGAGCTCACCGGCGCGCCGGACTGGTGGTTCGGCGATCGGGACAAGTACCCGACATTCGACGCGCTGCTGGACGCGCATGCGGCGCTGGTGCTGGCGTGCCCCGAGACGGCGTTCATCGGCGCCCACGTCGGTTGCGCGGCGGAAGACCTCGATCGGGTCGAGCGACTGCTGAGCGCGGCCCCGAACTACACCGTCGACACGGCGGGCAGGATGGCGGAGCTCGGCAGGCAGCCGCGGCGCTTCGGCCAACTGGTCGCCGCCTATCCCGGGCAGATATTGTTCGGCACGGACATCTATCCGGCGAGTAAGGACCAGTATCGGCTGCACTTCCGGTTCTTCGAGACCGCCGATGAGGGGTTCTCATACGATCCCGGCAGTGAGATCCCCGGGCAGGGACGCTGGGACGTCTCGGCACTGGACCTTCCGCCGGACCTGCTGGAGAGCGTCTATCATCTAAACGCACGGCGCATCCTCGGACTCTGA
- a CDS encoding class II fructose-bisphosphate aldolase, translating to MTLTPTAELIARVVAEGTALPSFNVIGLEHAEAIAAGATAANSPALLQISENAIAFRGSPEPLLAACREIARSGSTPLGIHLDHIENEELVEDILDRAGEFGVGSVMFDASKRDYADNVAATRRVVERAHALGVWVEAELGQIGGKDGAHAPGVRTDPSEAARFVEQTGVDGLAVAVGSSHAMRSRSAELDIDLIRQLAAAVPVPLVLHGSSGVSDPVIATAVAAGIRKVNVGTALNIAATGVLRGSLNEHPDAVDPRIYTRDARAAMMELVRAFCGLVTEPGPA from the coding sequence ATGACACTCACCCCAACGGCGGAGCTAATCGCGAGAGTCGTCGCCGAGGGCACAGCCCTACCGTCCTTCAACGTGATCGGACTCGAACACGCCGAGGCGATCGCAGCTGGCGCCACCGCCGCGAACAGTCCGGCGCTGCTTCAGATTAGCGAGAACGCTATCGCCTTCCGCGGGTCGCCTGAGCCCCTGCTTGCTGCCTGCCGGGAGATCGCCCGATCGGGCAGCACCCCGCTGGGTATCCACCTCGACCACATCGAAAACGAAGAACTCGTCGAGGACATCCTCGACCGCGCGGGCGAGTTCGGGGTCGGCTCGGTCATGTTCGACGCATCCAAGCGTGATTACGCCGACAATGTCGCCGCAACCCGGAGGGTGGTCGAGCGCGCCCATGCGCTGGGCGTATGGGTGGAGGCAGAACTCGGCCAGATCGGCGGCAAGGACGGCGCGCATGCTCCGGGCGTGCGCACCGATCCGAGCGAAGCGGCGAGGTTCGTCGAGCAGACCGGGGTGGACGGCCTCGCCGTTGCGGTCGGCAGCTCGCATGCGATGCGCAGCCGCAGCGCCGAACTCGACATCGATTTGATCCGGCAGCTCGCGGCGGCGGTGCCCGTGCCGCTCGTGCTGCACGGATCATCCGGCGTTTCGGACCCGGTCATCGCCACCGCCGTCGCTGCGGGCATCCGCAAAGTCAACGTGGGCACCGCCCTCAATATCGCCGCGACCGGCGTGCTCCGCGGATCGCTGAACGAGCATCCGGATGCCGTCGATCCACGCATCTACACCAGGGACGCACGAGCGGCGATGATGGAGCTCGTCCGCGCCTTCTGCGGCCTGGTAACTGAGCCCGGCCCCGCCTGA
- a CDS encoding alpha-glucosidase/alpha-galactosidase: MTQIVFLGAGSVVFTRQLLADLFRFDDLPSLRIVLHDIEPDRLDVARGTAEQIAQHFDRAVQIVATLDRRQALKGADFVVNMIQVGGIESTRLDLEIPAAAGLRQTIGDTTGVGGVFRALRTFPVLSGIASDMLELCPEAWFLNYTNPMAMNVWWMSLVAPQLKTVGLCHSVYWTVSDLCGLIGVPLEGTHYRAAGVNHQAWLVEWSRDGEDLYPKLREAIAADPELRRRVRVEIFERIGFYPTETSEHSAEYLSWFLRSDAQIEKFRLRPLEYIGISEENVAEFNQAKAALADGRSLELEESAAEYAPQIIHSILTGSQRTIHANVVNRGLISNLPAGAVVEVPSLVDSSGVHPMPFGDVPPQGAALNRTYLSVAALTIEAARTGNPDLVRQAVLVDPNASSSLTPAEIWALCDDLTAAHADLLPVSLGGRLETGQ, translated from the coding sequence ATGACTCAGATTGTTTTCCTCGGAGCGGGAAGCGTTGTCTTCACCCGCCAGCTGCTCGCCGATTTGTTTCGCTTCGACGACCTTCCGTCGCTGCGTATCGTCCTCCACGACATCGAACCCGACCGGCTCGACGTCGCGCGTGGTACAGCGGAACAGATAGCTCAACACTTCGATCGTGCCGTGCAGATCGTCGCGACACTGGATCGCCGGCAGGCGCTGAAAGGTGCGGATTTCGTAGTCAACATGATCCAGGTGGGCGGGATCGAATCGACCCGTCTCGACCTCGAGATCCCGGCCGCAGCCGGACTTCGGCAGACAATAGGCGACACGACTGGCGTTGGCGGCGTTTTCCGGGCGCTGCGCACGTTCCCGGTGCTATCGGGAATCGCCTCCGACATGCTTGAGCTCTGCCCTGAGGCCTGGTTCCTCAACTACACCAACCCGATGGCGATGAACGTCTGGTGGATGTCATTGGTCGCACCGCAGTTGAAGACGGTTGGCCTCTGCCACAGCGTGTACTGGACGGTCAGCGACCTCTGCGGGCTTATCGGCGTCCCGCTGGAAGGAACTCACTACCGTGCGGCGGGTGTGAACCATCAGGCATGGCTCGTCGAGTGGTCCCGCGACGGCGAAGACCTCTACCCCAAGCTGCGTGAGGCGATTGCCGCCGACCCCGAACTCCGGCGACGGGTGCGGGTCGAGATCTTCGAGCGAATCGGCTTCTACCCGACTGAGACGAGTGAGCACTCTGCTGAGTACTTGTCGTGGTTTCTACGATCAGACGCCCAAATCGAGAAGTTCCGGCTTCGCCCCCTCGAGTACATCGGAATCTCCGAGGAAAACGTCGCCGAGTTCAATCAAGCCAAAGCCGCCCTTGCGGACGGCCGGTCCCTCGAACTTGAGGAGAGCGCAGCCGAGTACGCGCCTCAGATCATCCACTCGATCCTGACCGGTTCGCAACGCACGATCCACGCGAACGTCGTCAACCGCGGTCTGATCAGCAACCTGCCCGCGGGTGCGGTCGTCGAGGTCCCAAGCCTCGTCGACAGCTCTGGCGTTCATCCGATGCCCTTCGGCGATGTGCCGCCGCAGGGGGCCGCCCTGAATCGGACTTATCTCTCCGTGGCCGCCTTGACGATCGAAGCCGCCCGAACAGGCAACCCGGACCTTGTGCGTCAGGCAGTGCTCGTCGATCCCAATGCCAGCTCATCGTTGACCCCCGCGGAGATCTGGGCGCTCTGCGACGACCTCACGGCAGCACACGCGGACCTCCTCCCGGTCTCGCTGGGCGGACGACTCGAGACCGGACAATGA
- a CDS encoding DeoR/GlpR family DNA-binding transcription regulator, with protein sequence MIATSTETLIARVTSGRRAKRMVAILDLVAERGTISLADLLETLSISAATARRDLAELAEQNLILRTHGGASAVDRGREIPVALRDTRFQDAKRTIAKAMVKRLPAERHVIALSGGTTTASVARELATHRDIAVVTNSLTIAGLLSGYPDVRVVMTGGFLRPQSLELVGALAENTFNSVNVGTAIVGADGVSASAGVTTHDETEARTNHAMVAKAQRAVVVADGSKIGRVALAQIADIDKISMLITDKSADPEALSEIRAAGVEVVIADA encoded by the coding sequence TTGATCGCGACATCTACCGAGACTCTTATTGCGCGCGTGACATCGGGTCGCCGGGCGAAACGCATGGTGGCCATCCTCGACCTGGTGGCGGAGCGCGGGACGATCAGCCTCGCGGATCTCCTGGAGACACTGTCGATCTCGGCGGCGACTGCTCGGCGCGACCTCGCCGAGCTGGCTGAACAAAATCTCATCCTGCGCACCCACGGCGGAGCATCCGCTGTCGATCGCGGCCGGGAGATACCGGTCGCCCTTCGCGACACCAGATTCCAGGATGCGAAACGGACAATTGCGAAAGCGATGGTCAAACGACTGCCCGCCGAGCGACACGTGATAGCCCTCAGTGGTGGAACCACCACCGCCAGCGTTGCGCGCGAACTGGCAACGCACCGAGACATAGCCGTCGTCACCAATTCCCTCACCATCGCCGGACTGCTCTCTGGCTACCCGGATGTGCGCGTTGTGATGACCGGTGGATTTCTGCGTCCCCAATCACTCGAACTCGTTGGCGCGCTGGCGGAGAACACATTCAATTCGGTCAACGTCGGCACCGCAATCGTGGGCGCCGACGGTGTGAGTGCCTCGGCCGGCGTGACGACTCACGATGAGACGGAGGCACGGACCAATCATGCGATGGTAGCGAAAGCACAACGCGCCGTAGTGGTGGCGGACGGATCGAAGATTGGCCGAGTCGCACTAGCCCAGATTGCCGACATCGATAAGATCTCAATGCTGATAACCGACAAAAGCGCCGACCCCGAAGCGCTGAGTGAAATCCGCGCGGCCGGGGTCGAAGTCGTGATTGCCGACGCCTGA
- a CDS encoding NAD-dependent epimerase/dehydratase family protein, giving the protein MKIAVIGATGNVGTAILRRLHESPDVDGIVGVSRRRPDGAAAPYHNVTWHQIDVGDRTAIDELSPVLRGVDAVIHLAWLLQPNHQESVLYRTNVTGTANLLAAAELAGVPHVICASSVGAYSPASKDTRVDETWPTGGIHTSHYSRHKAAQERLLDGFEARHPQITVSRLRPGLIFQGAAGSEIGRYFLGPFVPKGWLGRLPLGLLPFPARLQFQAVHSDDVAEAYCQVAAQQAAGAFNIAAEPVLGPDNLPSLLGAGRTIDLPVSVLRSAAALSWRLRVQRSDPGWVDMAAQAPLMSTERARTVLGWRAKMSAMEAAADVIRGLGSGDGLSQSPPLSPR; this is encoded by the coding sequence ATGAAAATCGCGGTAATAGGCGCAACCGGGAACGTGGGGACGGCGATACTTCGCCGGTTGCACGAGAGTCCGGATGTCGACGGCATAGTCGGGGTGAGCAGGCGCCGGCCGGATGGGGCCGCCGCGCCGTACCACAATGTCACCTGGCACCAGATCGATGTCGGCGACAGAACCGCGATCGACGAACTTTCCCCGGTGCTGCGTGGCGTAGACGCGGTCATCCACCTGGCCTGGCTGCTGCAGCCGAACCACCAGGAAAGCGTTCTTTACCGGACAAACGTCACCGGAACGGCGAACCTGCTGGCCGCCGCCGAGCTGGCCGGCGTGCCTCATGTGATCTGCGCGTCGTCAGTCGGTGCCTACAGCCCGGCGTCCAAGGACACCCGGGTTGACGAGACCTGGCCCACCGGCGGAATCCATACCTCTCATTACAGTCGGCACAAGGCCGCACAGGAACGACTGCTCGATGGATTCGAGGCCCGCCATCCGCAGATCACCGTCAGCCGGCTTCGGCCCGGGCTGATCTTCCAGGGCGCGGCCGGAAGCGAGATCGGCCGGTACTTTCTCGGACCCTTTGTGCCAAAGGGATGGCTGGGCCGACTGCCGCTCGGTTTGCTGCCGTTTCCGGCCAGATTGCAGTTTCAGGCTGTGCACTCCGATGATGTCGCAGAAGCCTATTGTCAGGTAGCCGCGCAACAGGCAGCAGGCGCATTCAACATAGCCGCCGAGCCGGTGTTGGGGCCGGACAACCTGCCATCCCTTTTGGGCGCCGGCCGCACCATCGACCTGCCAGTTTCAGTGCTGCGCTCCGCGGCCGCGCTCAGCTGGCGCCTTCGGGTTCAGCGCTCAGATCCCGGTTGGGTCGACATGGCGGCGCAAGCCCCGTTGATGTCGACCGAGCGGGCTCGGACGGTGCTCGGTTGGCGGGCAAAGATGAGCGCGATGGAGGCTGCCGCCGACGTGATTCGCGGACTGGGCTCCGGCGACGGCCTCAGTCAATCGCCGCCGCTGTCTCCGCGCTGA
- a CDS encoding MFS transporter, translated as MTSKQAVVSWALWDWGSAAFNAVIITFVFAPYLTKGVAANETDGSAQLGYALSIAGLIIAVIAPAAGTRADVAGRHRFWLGLHTFIVVASMAGMFFVRDSPEYLLLGLILVATGSVFFEFAEVSYNGMLLRIASEKNIGKLSGFGWGMGYFGGLVLLVLMLFAFIQPDVGLLGASDADGLRYRLVAAAAAAWFAIFAIPILITGPKNPPRDDAVEASGPLAAVKAFLGDYKRLIRRLGELWREDRRTLHFFLASAIFRDGLAAIFSFAGVLAAGSYGFSASEIIVLGIAANVVAGTGALIGGPLDDRLGSKTVIVAGLLCLIAGTVPIMISENQTVFWVCAMVLSFFVGPVQSSSRTLLARITPAGREGENFGLYATTGRSVSFLGPLAFSTAISIFGFQRAGVLGIAVVLLLGLLIVIPLRVRHVRVH; from the coding sequence GTGACCTCGAAGCAGGCGGTTGTCAGCTGGGCACTGTGGGACTGGGGGTCTGCAGCATTCAACGCCGTCATCATCACCTTCGTCTTCGCGCCGTACCTGACCAAGGGCGTGGCTGCGAATGAGACCGATGGCAGCGCACAGCTCGGCTACGCGCTCTCCATCGCCGGCCTGATCATTGCCGTAATAGCGCCAGCCGCGGGCACCCGTGCCGATGTCGCCGGACGGCACCGTTTCTGGCTCGGCCTGCACACATTCATCGTCGTCGCATCGATGGCCGGCATGTTTTTCGTCCGCGACTCTCCCGAGTACCTGTTACTCGGCCTGATCCTGGTGGCGACCGGCAGTGTCTTCTTCGAGTTCGCCGAAGTGAGCTACAACGGGATGCTGCTGCGGATCGCCAGCGAGAAGAACATCGGCAAACTCTCCGGGTTCGGCTGGGGCATGGGCTACTTCGGTGGCCTCGTCCTGCTCGTGTTGATGCTCTTCGCGTTCATTCAGCCCGATGTCGGCCTGCTCGGTGCCTCCGACGCCGACGGCTTACGCTACCGGCTTGTTGCCGCCGCCGCCGCTGCCTGGTTCGCCATCTTCGCAATTCCGATCCTGATCACCGGACCGAAAAATCCGCCGCGCGATGACGCAGTCGAAGCCAGCGGTCCCCTCGCCGCGGTCAAGGCATTCCTGGGCGATTACAAACGCCTGATACGCCGACTGGGTGAGCTATGGCGCGAGGACCGGCGCACCCTGCACTTCTTCCTGGCCAGCGCGATCTTCCGCGACGGACTGGCCGCGATCTTCTCGTTTGCCGGTGTTCTGGCCGCAGGCAGCTATGGATTCAGCGCCAGCGAGATTATAGTCCTCGGCATCGCGGCCAACGTGGTGGCCGGCACCGGCGCACTGATCGGCGGCCCGCTCGACGACCGGCTCGGTTCGAAGACGGTGATCGTGGCGGGGCTGCTATGCCTTATCGCCGGGACCGTGCCGATCATGATCAGCGAGAACCAGACGGTGTTCTGGGTGTGCGCGATGGTGCTGTCGTTTTTCGTCGGCCCGGTCCAGTCGTCATCCCGCACGCTGCTCGCCCGGATCACACCAGCCGGACGTGAGGGCGAGAATTTCGGCCTTTACGCAACGACCGGCAGGTCCGTCAGCTTCCTCGGACCTCTGGCCTTCTCCACCGCGATCAGTATCTTCGGGTTCCAGCGAGCCGGCGTCCTCGGCATCGCGGTCGTGCTGCTGCTCGGCCTGCTGATCGTGATCCCGCTCCGGGTCCGCCATGTCAGAGTCCACTAG
- the fbaA gene encoding class II fructose-bisphosphate aldolase: MPIATPEVYAELLDRAKSDGFAYPAVNVTSSQTINAAIRGFAEAESDGIIQVSTGGAEYISGPTVKDRVRGATAFAIFAEEVAKSYDVNIALHTDHAPRDAVEEWVKPLIAASTERVKNGQNPLFQSHMWDGSAVPLDENLVLAEQLLELSAAARTILEIEVGVVGGEEDGVDNEINDKLYTTIADGLATAEALGTGEKGRYLTALTFGNVHGVYKPGNVKLRPEILKSIQDEVGAKVGKDRPFDLVFHGGSGSSEQEIADAVSYGVIKMNIDTDTQYAFTRPVADHMLRNYDGVLKIDGEVGNKKMYDPRAWGKAAEAGLAARVVEAAQHLGSAGKRLK; this comes from the coding sequence ATGCCGATCGCTACCCCCGAGGTCTATGCCGAGTTGCTCGATCGTGCGAAGAGCGACGGCTTTGCCTACCCGGCGGTCAACGTTACGTCTTCCCAGACCATCAATGCGGCGATCCGCGGCTTCGCAGAGGCTGAGTCGGACGGCATAATCCAGGTGTCCACCGGTGGGGCCGAGTACATCTCCGGACCGACGGTCAAGGACAGGGTCCGCGGCGCCACCGCATTCGCAATCTTTGCTGAGGAAGTCGCGAAAAGCTACGACGTCAACATCGCGCTGCACACCGACCACGCACCAAGGGATGCCGTCGAAGAGTGGGTCAAGCCCCTGATCGCGGCATCGACTGAGCGGGTGAAGAACGGCCAGAATCCGCTGTTCCAGTCGCATATGTGGGACGGTTCGGCCGTGCCGCTTGATGAGAACCTCGTGCTCGCCGAGCAGCTGCTGGAACTTTCGGCCGCCGCCAGGACGATCCTTGAGATTGAGGTCGGCGTCGTGGGTGGCGAGGAAGACGGCGTCGACAACGAGATCAACGACAAGCTTTACACCACGATTGCTGATGGACTGGCTACTGCCGAGGCGCTGGGTACCGGCGAAAAGGGCCGGTATCTGACCGCGCTCACCTTCGGAAACGTGCATGGCGTGTACAAGCCAGGCAACGTGAAGCTGCGCCCGGAGATTCTCAAGTCGATTCAGGATGAAGTAGGCGCGAAGGTCGGCAAGGATCGCCCGTTCGACCTCGTGTTCCATGGCGGCTCCGGCTCGTCCGAACAGGAGATCGCGGACGCGGTCAGCTATGGCGTGATCAAGATGAACATCGACACCGACACCCAGTACGCCTTCACCCGACCGGTCGCCGACCATATGCTGCGCAACTACGATGGCGTGCTGAAAATTGACGGCGAGGTCGGCAACAAGAAGATGTACGACCCGCGTGCCTGGGGCAAGGCGGCCGAGGCAGGGCTGGCGGCCCGTGTCGTCGAAGCCGCGCAACACCTCGGCTCGGCGGGCAAGCGGCTCAAGTAG
- a CDS encoding PAS and ANTAR domain-containing protein — translation MGTFTYDTAAKTWTWSDEMYEIHGFEPGDIVPTTGFLLAHKHPDDRSDVRRVFIQATSTGEAFSHYYRLLDSHNTVRHVVAVGHGIQDDDNKVTRVNGFLIDLTRSRKAEIHRETHEAVTRSAEHRASIEQAKGALMAFYGIDDAAAFSILSRHSQLANVKLWQLANDLVQRLDRPNIAKNFADSLFETIGESAAEEVATSDAQPSGRR, via the coding sequence GTGGGGACGTTCACGTACGACACCGCGGCCAAGACGTGGACCTGGTCGGACGAAATGTATGAGATCCACGGTTTTGAACCCGGGGATATCGTCCCGACAACCGGCTTTCTGCTGGCACACAAGCACCCAGACGACCGCTCCGATGTTCGCCGGGTCTTCATCCAGGCAACCTCGACGGGCGAGGCGTTCAGCCATTACTACCGGCTCCTCGATTCCCACAATACGGTCCGGCACGTTGTCGCCGTCGGACATGGAATTCAGGATGACGACAACAAAGTGACAAGGGTAAACGGCTTCCTGATTGACCTCACCCGTAGCCGCAAGGCGGAAATTCATCGCGAAACGCACGAAGCGGTGACCCGTTCGGCCGAGCACAGGGCCAGCATCGAGCAGGCCAAAGGAGCGCTTATGGCCTTCTATGGCATCGACGATGCGGCGGCATTCAGCATTTTGAGCCGGCACTCCCAGCTGGCCAACGTCAAGCTGTGGCAGCTGGCCAACGATCTCGTGCAACGCCTCGACCGGCCGAACATTGCGAAGAACTTCGCCGATTCACTGTTCGAGACCATTGGGGAGTCTGCGGCAGAAGAAGTCGCCACCAGCGACGCCCAGCCTTCCGGGCGGCGCTAG
- a CDS encoding DUF3618 domain-containing protein has product MSDNPDEIRADIERTQSNLSNDVDAIEDKVNPRSIAHRQTEKVRDAAGNVKDKLFGADSGPGKGGAALKRAASDAPDKIRGKAEGNPLAMGAIAFGAGMLLAALIPASRQEEELAVQIKSKASEGLGDAAKEAADNLREPAQEAATAVKDQVTDSAQTVKDQGASEAERVGGHAQEAARDVKPNN; this is encoded by the coding sequence ATGAGCGATAACCCAGACGAAATCCGGGCTGATATCGAGCGCACGCAAAGCAATCTCAGCAACGATGTCGATGCGATCGAGGACAAGGTCAACCCACGCAGCATTGCGCATCGGCAAACGGAGAAAGTGCGCGACGCCGCGGGAAACGTCAAGGACAAATTGTTCGGTGCCGACTCCGGGCCGGGCAAGGGTGGGGCGGCTTTGAAGCGCGCTGCTTCCGATGCTCCTGACAAGATCCGCGGCAAAGCCGAGGGCAACCCGCTCGCCATGGGGGCGATTGCGTTCGGTGCGGGCATGCTGCTCGCCGCATTGATTCCGGCCAGCCGCCAGGAAGAGGAACTTGCTGTCCAAATCAAGTCGAAGGCAAGCGAAGGGCTTGGCGACGCCGCCAAGGAGGCCGCCGATAACCTGCGGGAGCCGGCGCAAGAGGCGGCCACCGCGGTCAAGGATCAGGTGACCGATTCGGCGCAGACTGTGAAGGACCAGGGTGCCAGCGAAGCCGAGCGAGTAGGTGGCCACGCGCAGGAAGCCGCGCGGGACGTGAAGCCAAACAACTGA
- a CDS encoding phage holin family protein, with amino-acid sequence MTSHSAGGHSAAGNADNASAASLGDLVGRLTQDLSTLLRQEIALAKAEARQTAQKAGAGIGLLVGALIAAQFVLLFLSAALWYGLGTQIGFGWSAIIVAVIWAVVALVLAMVGRGKLKQAQGLPETASTVKEIPEALKGNEGRQ; translated from the coding sequence ATGACCAGCCATTCCGCGGGAGGTCACTCGGCGGCAGGCAACGCCGACAACGCGTCGGCTGCGTCGCTCGGTGACCTCGTAGGCCGGTTGACTCAGGATCTCTCCACGCTGCTGCGTCAGGAGATCGCGCTCGCGAAGGCGGAAGCACGGCAAACAGCACAAAAGGCTGGCGCTGGCATCGGACTACTCGTCGGTGCGTTGATTGCAGCCCAATTCGTGCTGCTGTTTCTCTCCGCGGCGCTATGGTACGGGCTGGGCACCCAGATCGGCTTCGGCTGGTCCGCAATTATCGTCGCCGTCATCTGGGCAGTCGTAGCGCTTGTCCTGGCCATGGTCGGCCGAGGAAAACTCAAGCAAGCTCAGGGCCTCCCGGAGACCGCGAGCACCGTCAAGGAAATCCCCGAGGCACTTAAAGGAAACGAGGGTCGGCAATGA
- a CDS encoding D-glycero-alpha-D-manno-heptose-1,7-bisphosphate 7-phosphatase, with protein sequence MKLSVSRVFLVGEEVARDVFNREEAGELLLSMSNTSQDLPRAVLFDRDGTLIADVPDNRDPAQVSAMPTAQDAVSLARSAGARVGVITNQAGVARGLLTSEDVATVNRRVDELFGTFDVWCVCQHAESDGCECRKPKPGMLLRAAELLGLAPADLAFVGDIGSDVAAGTAAGIRTVLVPTPVTRATEIDSAPVVAASLYEAIDGLFSSDDASQLEVRG encoded by the coding sequence ATGAAATTGAGTGTCAGCCGGGTATTTCTTGTGGGAGAAGAAGTAGCGCGGGACGTGTTTAACCGCGAAGAAGCAGGGGAACTGCTTCTCAGTATGAGCAATACCTCCCAGGATTTGCCGCGTGCGGTGCTCTTTGATCGCGACGGCACGCTTATCGCGGATGTACCAGACAACCGCGATCCGGCTCAGGTCAGCGCGATGCCGACGGCGCAGGACGCGGTGTCGCTGGCACGTTCCGCGGGAGCACGAGTCGGCGTGATCACGAACCAGGCCGGGGTCGCCCGCGGTTTGCTCACCTCTGAAGACGTCGCGACGGTTAATCGACGAGTCGACGAGTTGTTCGGCACCTTCGACGTATGGTGTGTTTGCCAGCACGCGGAAAGCGACGGCTGTGAGTGCCGCAAACCGAAGCCCGGCATGCTGCTGCGGGCCGCCGAGCTGCTTGGTCTGGCACCGGCAGATCTGGCCTTCGTTGGAGATATCGGGTCCGACGTCGCGGCCGGAACGGCAGCCGGCATCAGAACGGTTCTGGTGCCCACGCCGGTCACCCGGGCGACCGAGATCGACAGTGCACCGGTCGTGGCGGCGAGCCTTTACGAGGCGATTGACGGATTGTTCAGCTCGGATGACGCCTCTCAGCTCGAGGTTCGGGGATGA